Genomic segment of bacterium:
TTAATGGTATTTTATATGATTTAGGTGTAAGTTCAGTTCATTTTGAGTCAAAAACACGCGGGTTTAGTTTTAGATTTGATGCAGATTTAGATATGCGGTTAGATTTAAGAAATAAGGTTACGGCTAAAGATTTAGTTAATTCCCTGTCGGTAAACCAATTAAAAGAGATTATATTAAAATATGGTGAGGAACATCGGGCAGAGAAAATAGCTCAGGCAATTGTTAAAAACAGACCAATCCACACAACATTTGAACTAATCAAGGTCATTGAACCGATTATCGGATATAAAAAGATTCATCCAGCAACAAAGGTATTTCAAGCATTAAGAATAGCGGTTAATCAGGAATTAGATGTCCTGGATGAATCATTAGATAAGGCGATATTATTATTAAAAACAGGCGGAAGGCTTTTAGTTATTTCATTTCATTCACTTGAAGACCGTCTTGTGAAACACAAATTTCGTAAATGGGCAAAGGAAGGATTAGCTAAAATTATAACTAAAAGTCCAATTAGACCAACTTACGAGGAGAGAAAAGTTAATCCGCGAGCAAGAAGTGCAAAATTCAGGGTAATCGAAAAAACTTAGTCTTTAGTTATACACCATTTATGTCGATATTAAAATTAAGGACGATAAAAGCAAGTAATCGGTTAATTGGTAACTAATTACCAGTTACCAATTACCAGTTACCAAAAAAAGGGAGGGAAAAAAATGACTGAAATTGCAATAACCTATTGGCATATGTTTCAGAAGAAGGGGGATAAATTGATAGTTCTACTTGGAAGGCATCGTAAAGCTGAAATAAAAAAAGTTGTCAGAAGTTATTTATCGACAATTATAGGAATATTTATAGTCGGATTTATGTGGGTATTTACCCAAATTCATATTACCTCAATGGGTTATACCATATCTCTGCTTCAAAATAAAGTGCATCAATTAGAGAATTTCCAGAGGATGCTTTTAGTCGATATTGCAAGTTTGCGTTCGCCGGACAGAATTGATAATATGGCAAGACAGATGGGATTAACTATCCCGGATGAGGTTAAAATTGTCTGTTTACCACAACCTCAGTATTTAGTTGAAAATAAACCGATTAATCTTTTTAAATTCGGAATAAACTTTTTCAAACTTAACAAAGCCGAGGCGTGGAGTAAAGGGAGAGTGGAGTAATGTGAAGTATTGGTAAAAAATCTGGGGGTGTCTTAATCTAGCATAAAGGTTAAAATAGTGTATAGGGTTCTGCAAAATAGGATTTGAGGGAGACAACAAATAAATATCAAATATTAAATATCAAAATGCAAAATTACAAATCAAATTTCAAAGAGGAAGTAGCAGGGTTTCTCAAAGAGTTGGAGGAGTTTGGTAATATCTTTGCTTCAAGTATTTTAACGCTGAAAGGAAAGAGATAATTTTACTGAACTTTGGCAAAGATAGTTGATAGTTTATAGTTGATAGTTTATAGTTGAAGGACTATAAACTATACACTATACACTATAAACCCTAAACTATAAACTATACACTATAAACTATAAACTATACACTATACACCCTAAACTATAAACGAGTTTTGCATTTTGCTCTTTGAAGGAAATCCCTTTTGGACACCAAATCTGCATAGATTTCACTATTAGAGTTATTTTCAGACACCACCAAAAATCTGGGGGGAATTAATGAATTTACAAGAGTTAGTCTCTAAATTAAAAGAAAAACAAATTATCGGCAATAAAGATGTTGAAATAACCCACCTTACCACTTCTTCAAAAAATGTAGTTTTTGGGTCTTTATTTATCTGTATAAAAGGGTTTCGGGTTGATGGGCATAATTATATTGAGGAAGCCATTGAAAAAGGGGCAAAAGCCATTCTGGTATGTGAGGATGTTCCAATTTTATCCGGCGTAACTTATATCAAAGTCACGGATACTCGCCAGGCAACTTCCATAATCGCAGATACCTTCTATGATTCTCCGTCTTCAAAATTTCAATTAATTGGTATTACTGGAACTAATGGTAAAACCACCATTGCTTATCTTATTGAATCCCTTTTAAAAACTGCAGGCTATAAACCGGCTCGTTTTTCGACGATTAGCTATAAAATAGGCGAATTAGAAATTCCTGCAGGACAGACTACTCCAGAGGCATTAGAATTACAACAAATGCTCGCCCAGGCAGTAGAAAATGCAGTAACCCATGTCGTTATGGAAATCTCCTCTCATGCCTTAGCCCTTTCTCGAACCGCAAATTGTGACTTCGATTATGCTATCTTTACTAATATCACCCAGGACCACTTAGACTTCCATAAGACTATGGATGATTATTTAACCGCGAAAATAAAATTATTTAAAGAATTAAAGCCTCAAGGAATAGCAATAATTAATTTAGACGACGCCCACAGCCAGAAGATTATCTCCAATACCCGTGCCAAAACAATTACCTATGGATTATCTGATAAGGCACAAATCTATGCCGAAAAGGT
This window contains:
- the rsmH gene encoding 16S rRNA (cytosine(1402)-N(4))-methyltransferase RsmH: MNTHIPVLLNEILEYLQIKPDGIYIDCTLGEGGHSEAILQKGGQIIGIEQDGEILEIAKKRLGPKNIIFVHDNFKNIKEILASSILIKGRASASIDSVNGILYDLGVSSVHFESKTRGFSFRFDADLDMRLDLRNKVTAKDLVNSLSVNQLKEIILKYGEEHRAEKIAQAIVKNRPIHTTFELIKVIEPIIGYKKIHPATKVFQALRIAVNQELDVLDESLDKAILLLKTGGRLLVISFHSLEDRLVKHKFRKWAKEGLAKIITKSPIRPTYEERKVNPRARSAKFRVIEKT
- a CDS encoding UDP-N-acetylmuramoyl-L-alanyl-D-glutamate--2,6-diaminopimelate ligase, translated to MNLQELVSKLKEKQIIGNKDVEITHLTTSSKNVVFGSLFICIKGFRVDGHNYIEEAIEKGAKAILVCEDVPILSGVTYIKVTDTRQATSIIADTFYDSPSSKFQLIGITGTNGKTTIAYLIESLLKTAGYKPARFSTISYKIGELEIPAGQTTPEALELQQMLAQAVENAVTHVVMEISSHALALSRTANCDFDYAIFTNITQDHLDFHKTMDDYLTAKIKLFKELKPQGIAIINLDDAHSQKIISNTRAKTITYGLSDKAQIYAEKVMSTKRNTSFFFTIQN